The Xenorhabdus doucetiae genome has a window encoding:
- the pgaA gene encoding poly-beta-1,6 N-acetyl-D-glucosamine export porin PgaA, with amino-acid sequence MGFHRYRYKLLSLFISLSCLITTESAQADYDVLIQQARKGNSTPMLEYIRQEEKQHRLSSSQIADWLQVASWAGYDDEVISLWQRYRTMSIPARGISAVARAYRNQRQWPQAIQMWRTALTLDKQNSDSKTGLIMTLADAKQDKEARRLAKDLLARQPNAANYRLMAYVDQAAGRIWHAMQMLSIAHDRFPDDKAVTQDYLFSLKNNRVNGPAWRLGQQHSTQLTAGQLRRLEADAAAELVRLSMMPNQSEKERFDIADRALARYEQMLNQWHNVPDAQQDYQRARIDRLGALLSRHRMPDVIDEYLVLQQQAAQKKGVSVPEYAQKWAAAAYLNLRQPEKARDILRSLNYSHENLSALGRTSQSNIPLEDDIVLFYAEVESEHLDTARQLAGNIKQRSPYMLNVFGSPVRVPNDDWLQGEQFLAESAQLRQDFPAAEKRFTHLARTAPGNQKLRTDLAAIWLDRGWPRRAESELKQIEGLAPRNLALEVQQGYTALALQEWQQMDLLADDVMTRAPEDMLAKRFNRLRNVHHMSELRIQANQGINSDNPQSGKHNSNIDAVLYSPPLDDNWRLFAGGAYHRSQFSEGRGLNRDLRGGVEWRSRDVWLEGEVSARHYRHGSKMGVRIAAWYDVNDQWRLGGSAERLARRTPLHALSHNIHANGGEIVARWRLSERSQWTARFAPSFFSDGNHRFEYGIDGLQRLYTAPYLKLDAKLELGTAHNTQQNTPYFNPKSDFTLLPELEADHILYRHYQTVWSQQFAAGIGQYWQQEYGSGLITLVGYGQRITWNDVLDAGVRLTLDKRPYDGKRENNLQAAFDLIYRF; translated from the coding sequence ATGGGCTTTCATAGATATCGGTATAAACTGTTATCGTTATTTATTTCACTAAGTTGTCTAATAACAACAGAATCTGCTCAGGCAGATTACGATGTATTAATTCAACAAGCCAGAAAGGGTAATTCCACCCCCATGCTCGAATATATTCGTCAGGAAGAAAAACAACATCGTCTTTCTTCCTCGCAAATTGCGGATTGGTTGCAAGTGGCGAGCTGGGCTGGATATGACGATGAAGTCATCTCTCTCTGGCAACGCTATCGCACAATGTCCATACCCGCCAGAGGGATCTCAGCAGTTGCCCGTGCTTATCGCAACCAACGTCAATGGCCGCAGGCCATCCAGATGTGGCGCACCGCCCTGACTTTGGATAAGCAGAACAGTGACAGCAAAACCGGCCTTATCATGACGCTCGCCGATGCCAAACAAGACAAAGAGGCACGCCGTTTGGCAAAAGATTTATTGGCTCGCCAACCCAACGCTGCTAATTACCGTTTGATGGCTTATGTTGATCAGGCGGCCGGCCGGATATGGCATGCCATGCAAATGCTTTCTATCGCACATGATCGGTTTCCCGATGATAAAGCCGTCACGCAAGATTACCTGTTCAGCCTCAAGAACAACCGGGTCAATGGCCCTGCCTGGCGTCTGGGGCAACAACACTCAACACAATTAACCGCCGGGCAACTGCGCAGGCTGGAAGCCGATGCCGCAGCAGAACTGGTTCGCCTGTCCATGATGCCGAATCAGAGTGAAAAAGAGCGGTTTGACATCGCTGACCGGGCGCTTGCACGCTACGAGCAGATGCTTAACCAATGGCACAACGTGCCTGATGCACAACAAGATTACCAGCGGGCACGCATTGACCGGCTCGGTGCCCTGCTTTCCCGCCATCGGATGCCAGACGTGATTGATGAATATCTCGTCTTGCAACAACAAGCCGCACAGAAAAAAGGCGTATCTGTTCCCGAATATGCCCAGAAATGGGCCGCCGCAGCCTACCTGAATCTGCGCCAGCCGGAAAAAGCCCGGGATATTCTGCGATCCTTAAATTATTCTCATGAAAACCTCTCGGCGCTGGGGAGAACATCACAATCCAACATCCCGCTTGAGGATGATATCGTCCTGTTCTATGCAGAAGTAGAGAGTGAGCATCTGGATACCGCCCGACAGTTGGCTGGCAATATCAAGCAGCGTAGCCCCTATATGCTCAATGTCTTTGGGTCGCCCGTTCGTGTTCCCAATGATGACTGGCTACAAGGAGAGCAGTTTTTAGCGGAATCAGCACAATTACGGCAAGATTTTCCCGCAGCAGAAAAACGCTTTACTCATTTAGCCCGCACCGCGCCCGGCAATCAGAAATTGCGGACTGATCTGGCGGCTATCTGGCTGGATCGGGGCTGGCCGCGCCGCGCTGAGAGTGAATTAAAGCAGATTGAAGGACTCGCTCCGCGTAATCTGGCGTTGGAAGTCCAGCAAGGCTATACCGCCCTTGCCCTGCAAGAGTGGCAGCAGATGGATTTGCTGGCCGATGATGTGATGACCCGCGCCCCCGAAGATATGCTCGCTAAACGTTTTAACCGCCTGCGCAATGTGCATCATATGTCAGAACTGCGTATTCAGGCCAATCAAGGCATTAATTCAGATAATCCACAAAGCGGCAAACACAATTCAAATATTGACGCGGTACTTTATAGCCCTCCCCTTGACGATAATTGGCGCTTATTTGCCGGCGGGGCATACCATCGCAGCCAATTTTCCGAAGGCCGGGGCTTGAACCGTGATTTACGCGGCGGTGTGGAGTGGCGTTCGCGGGATGTTTGGCTGGAAGGTGAGGTTTCTGCGCGTCATTATCGTCATGGCAGCAAAATGGGCGTGCGAATTGCAGCTTGGTATGACGTCAATGACCAGTGGCGTCTGGGCGGCTCCGCGGAACGCCTTGCCCGTCGTACTCCCCTGCACGCATTAAGCCATAATATCCATGCTAATGGCGGGGAAATTGTTGCGCGCTGGCGACTCAGCGAACGCAGTCAATGGACTGCGCGTTTTGCCCCTTCGTTCTTCTCGGATGGCAATCATCGTTTTGAATACGGCATTGACGGCCTGCAACGCCTGTATACCGCGCCTTATCTCAAACTGGATGCGAAGCTGGAGCTGGGTACGGCGCACAATACCCAGCAAAATACACCCTATTTCAATCCCAAAAGTGACTTTACCTTGCTGCCTGAACTGGAAGCAGACCACATCCTATATCGACATTACCAGACGGTCTGGAGCCAGCAATTTGCAGCGGGCATTGGGCAATATTGGCAGCAAGAGTACGGCAGTGGCCTTATCACCCTGGTGGGATACGGCCAGCGCATCACGTGGAACGATGTCCTTGATGCCGGGGTAAGGCTCACGCTGGATAAACGGCCTTACGACGGTAAACGAGAAAATAATCTGCAAGCGGCTTTTGATTTAATCTATCGGTTCTAA
- the pgaB gene encoding poly-beta-1,6-N-acetyl-D-glucosamine N-deacetylase PgaB — translation MISTLLISLFIPPFGMMAHAAKPDFVPPAQRPLPMNERPWPKNGFVVLAYHDVEDEGADQRFMSVRTSALNDQFAWLRENGYQPITVDQILTANQGGTPLPPKAVLLTFDDGYSSFYHRVFPLLKAYNWPGILAPVGVWVDVPAEKPVDFGGLIVPRERFTTWEQVAEMSRSGLVEIGSHTYQHHYGAIANPQGNTEPAAAIRIYDPKTGQYESEPAFRQRMEQDIATITQRIIAATGKQPRVWIWPYGIDNGVTLDIAKRYGYKMALTLDNGLANANNLDNVPRILLTHNPSLKEFAEQVIQVQDKPILRIAHIDLDYVYDPDPVQQAENLDKLVQRIADLRVNTVFLQAFADPKGDGNVRELYFPNRWLPMRADLFNRVAWQLHSRLNIEVYAWMPVLAFELSPSLPRVMSYDESHDKLFVNPTQYRRLSPYNPDNRRRIKEIYQDLASHAIFQGILYHDDAVMSDFEDAGTDALKAYQAAGLPASVAEIRRDPEQFARWTRFKSQYLIDFTHELTQELKSIRGYQIKTARNIFALPILEPDSEAWFAQNLDDFLAHYDWVAPMAMPLMENVPLAKSNAWLSRLVKIIAQRPEALDKTVFELQSVDWRKPLDKRAIPGHQLAEWMRQLQLNGAQSFGYYPDDFINNQPEMNEIRPVLSPEWYPLND, via the coding sequence ATGATCTCGACTCTGCTGATTAGCCTGTTTATTCCCCCGTTTGGCATGATGGCCCATGCAGCAAAACCGGATTTTGTTCCCCCCGCGCAACGTCCCTTGCCCATGAACGAGCGCCCCTGGCCTAAAAACGGGTTTGTGGTTCTGGCTTACCATGATGTTGAAGATGAAGGTGCCGATCAGCGTTTTATGTCAGTCCGTACCAGCGCCTTGAACGATCAATTTGCCTGGCTGCGGGAAAATGGCTATCAGCCGATTACTGTCGACCAAATTCTTACCGCCAATCAGGGCGGAACGCCATTGCCTCCCAAGGCGGTACTGCTGACTTTCGATGATGGCTACAGCAGTTTTTACCATCGCGTCTTTCCCCTGCTTAAAGCCTATAACTGGCCGGGCATTCTGGCACCCGTCGGGGTCTGGGTTGATGTGCCTGCCGAAAAACCGGTGGATTTTGGTGGCTTGATCGTGCCACGCGAGCGCTTTACGACTTGGGAACAGGTCGCCGAGATGTCCCGATCGGGTTTAGTGGAAATCGGCTCTCATACTTATCAGCACCATTATGGTGCCATCGCCAACCCACAAGGCAATACAGAGCCTGCCGCTGCCATTCGCATTTACGATCCGAAAACCGGTCAATATGAAAGCGAGCCGGCGTTTCGCCAGCGGATGGAACAGGACATTGCCACGATTACCCAAAGAATTATCGCCGCCACAGGTAAACAACCACGGGTTTGGATCTGGCCTTATGGCATCGATAACGGGGTGACGCTGGACATCGCCAAACGCTATGGCTACAAGATGGCGTTGACGCTGGACAATGGGCTGGCAAACGCCAACAATCTTGATAATGTTCCGCGTATCTTGCTGACTCATAATCCCTCCCTGAAAGAGTTTGCTGAACAGGTGATTCAGGTACAGGACAAACCGATCTTACGGATTGCCCATATTGATCTGGACTATGTTTACGACCCTGATCCGGTTCAACAAGCCGAGAATCTTGACAAACTGGTACAACGCATTGCTGATCTGCGCGTCAATACCGTTTTCCTGCAAGCCTTTGCTGATCCCAAAGGCGATGGCAATGTCCGTGAGCTCTACTTCCCCAATCGCTGGCTGCCGATGCGCGCCGATCTGTTTAACCGCGTGGCCTGGCAACTGCACAGTCGTTTGAACATTGAAGTTTATGCGTGGATGCCCGTTCTGGCATTTGAGCTGTCGCCTTCACTTCCGCGGGTAATGAGCTATGACGAAAGTCACGACAAACTGTTTGTCAACCCGACACAATACCGGCGTTTATCGCCTTATAACCCGGACAACCGCCGAAGAATCAAAGAGATTTATCAGGATTTGGCCTCCCATGCCATTTTTCAGGGCATCCTGTATCACGATGATGCCGTTATGTCCGATTTTGAAGATGCCGGCACCGATGCCCTCAAAGCCTATCAGGCCGCTGGTTTACCGGCCTCCGTTGCAGAAATTCGGCGAGATCCGGAACAATTCGCCCGTTGGACTCGTTTCAAAAGCCAATACCTGATTGACTTTACCCACGAATTAACCCAGGAACTCAAATCGATACGGGGTTATCAGATCAAAACGGCGCGCAATATTTTTGCCCTGCCGATCCTGGAACCCGACAGCGAAGCGTGGTTTGCCCAGAATCTGGATGATTTTCTCGCCCACTACGATTGGGTCGCGCCCATGGCCATGCCCTTGATGGAAAATGTGCCCCTGGCAAAAAGCAATGCGTGGTTATCCCGATTAGTGAAAATCATTGCCCAACGCCCAGAAGCTCTGGATAAAACCGTCTTTGAACTCCAGTCCGTAGACTGGCGCAAGCCTCTGGATAAGAGAGCGATACCGGGACATCAATTAGCAGAATGGATGCGTCAATTGCAGCTCAATGGTGCGCAGAGTTTCGGTTACTACCCCGATGACTTTATCAATAATCAACCAGAAATGAATGAGATCCGCCCTGTTCTTTCTCCTGAATGGTATCCACTTAATGATTGA
- the pgaC gene encoding poly-beta-1,6-N-acetyl-D-glucosamine synthase → MIDRIIALIVLCLVLSIPLGIAVTFTGEVMLNFVFFWPLFMSAIWISGGIYFWLYRERHWKVIDKEAPQLEGEPLISILIPCYNEGPNVRETLLAALNQRYPHVEVIAINDGSTDSTADELNAMAKQHQALRVIHLKQNQGKATALQAGAAAAKSDYLVCIDGDALLDRDAAVWLVKPMIDHPRVGAVTGNPRVRTRSTLVGRVQVGEFSSIIGLIKRTQRVYGQVFTVSGVVAAFNRRALADVGYWSNDMITEDIDVSWKLQLHHWSIFFEPRAICWILMPETLRGLWKQRLRWAQGGAEVFLKNLRQLWSWQYRRMWVLFAEFCCSVIWSFTFALSIILFFLGMLITLPENIRVYTLFPPGYTGLILAATCLLQFTVSLMIERRYEKHVASSLFWVIWYPMVYWMLNLFTTLISFPKVMLKVHRKRARWESPDRGIERIES, encoded by the coding sequence ATGATTGACCGTATTATTGCTTTGATCGTGCTCTGCCTGGTATTGAGCATCCCCCTTGGCATCGCCGTCACGTTTACCGGCGAAGTGATGCTGAACTTTGTCTTTTTCTGGCCGTTGTTCATGTCGGCCATCTGGATCTCAGGCGGGATCTACTTCTGGCTCTATCGGGAAAGGCATTGGAAAGTCATTGATAAAGAAGCCCCACAGCTTGAAGGTGAACCACTGATTTCAATTTTGATCCCTTGCTACAACGAAGGGCCGAATGTGCGCGAAACCTTGCTGGCAGCCTTAAACCAGCGTTATCCCCATGTTGAAGTGATCGCTATCAATGATGGTTCAACCGACAGCACGGCAGATGAACTCAATGCCATGGCGAAACAACATCAAGCCTTAAGGGTGATACACCTGAAACAGAACCAAGGCAAAGCCACGGCGCTGCAAGCCGGCGCAGCGGCGGCGAAAAGTGATTATCTGGTCTGCATCGATGGGGATGCCTTGTTAGATCGCGATGCCGCGGTTTGGCTGGTCAAGCCGATGATTGATCATCCCCGTGTGGGTGCGGTGACCGGCAATCCCCGTGTTCGCACGCGATCCACGTTAGTCGGGCGTGTTCAGGTGGGTGAATTTTCCTCCATTATTGGTCTTATCAAACGTACCCAGCGGGTTTATGGTCAAGTCTTTACCGTTTCGGGAGTGGTTGCGGCCTTTAATCGCCGGGCACTGGCCGATGTGGGTTACTGGAGCAATGACATGATCACCGAAGATATTGATGTGAGCTGGAAACTCCAGTTACACCATTGGTCGATTTTTTTCGAACCCCGTGCTATCTGCTGGATCTTGATGCCGGAAACCCTGCGGGGATTATGGAAACAGCGGTTACGCTGGGCACAGGGTGGTGCCGAGGTTTTCCTGAAAAACCTGCGCCAATTGTGGTCATGGCAATATCGCCGTATGTGGGTACTGTTTGCCGAATTCTGCTGTTCTGTGATCTGGTCATTTACCTTTGCCCTTTCCATCATTTTATTTTTTCTTGGAATGCTCATCACATTACCGGAAAACATTCGCGTCTATACCCTATTCCCGCCTGGGTATACGGGGTTAATTCTGGCGGCCACCTGTCTGCTTCAGTTTACCGTCAGTTTGATGATTGAACGACGCTATGAAAAACACGTTGCCTCATCGCTTTTCTGGGTGATTTGGTATCCGATGGTTTATTGGATGCTAAATCTATTTACCACCTTGATATCGTTTCCAAAAGTGATGCTCAAAGTCCACAGAAAACGTGCCCGTTGGGAAAGCCCTGACAGGGGAATAGAGAGAATCGAATCATGA
- the pgaD gene encoding poly-beta-1,6-N-acetyl-D-glucosamine biosynthesis protein PgaD, with product MKDPLIFTEQKLSLRLIDILLTILAWVGFIYLFMVGLFNASHNIAPYIVIAIINALLLIGWAKYNQHRFKIERRRHRPVLTHAEVAQSFMLEQKLLDTLRQSKVSSISYDNHGHIIGINKDVST from the coding sequence ATGAAAGATCCCTTAATTTTTACTGAGCAAAAATTATCGCTTCGTTTAATTGATATCCTGCTGACTATTCTGGCTTGGGTGGGTTTTATCTATTTATTTATGGTGGGATTATTTAACGCTTCTCATAATATTGCGCCTTATATTGTTATCGCCATAATTAATGCACTTTTGCTCATTGGCTGGGCGAAATACAATCAACACCGATTTAAGATCGAACGTCGTCGCCACCGACCTGTGTTAACTCACGCTGAGGTGGCTCAGAGTTTTATGCTGGAACAAAAACTGTTAGATACCTTAAGGCAAAGCAAAGTTTCCAGTATCTCTTATGACAATCATGGACATATAATAGGAATCAATAAAGATGTATCAACATAG
- a CDS encoding YfiR family protein, translating into MLDEKQIPELVMKVIERIHHLCKRTVFRHYIARLFLQVLMTLCVITVIGNSAVTAMPDTNEKRMLNENVARVVSGIISYTHWPIAPAALHLCLVPPSNYISALTQIDMISDQTELQIETLNFNVEQLIERCDVIYYGQVDPQLQHQVISLKNDKPLLTIAENNQNCEIGSAFCLNINSTQATFSLNLDILTRSGVRVHPNVLQLARKVE; encoded by the coding sequence ATGCTGGACGAAAAGCAAATACCGGAACTCGTTATGAAAGTGATTGAACGGATTCATCATCTTTGTAAGCGTACCGTTTTTAGACATTATATTGCCAGATTATTTCTACAGGTACTGATGACCTTATGCGTAATCACTGTGATAGGTAATTCAGCAGTAACAGCGATGCCTGATACCAATGAAAAACGCATGCTCAATGAGAATGTGGCGCGGGTCGTTTCTGGCATTATCAGTTATACCCACTGGCCTATTGCACCTGCTGCCCTGCATTTATGTCTGGTTCCCCCATCCAATTACATTAGCGCCTTAACCCAGATTGATATGATTTCTGACCAAACAGAACTGCAAATAGAAACGCTGAATTTCAACGTAGAACAACTCATAGAAAGATGTGATGTCATCTACTACGGTCAAGTCGATCCACAACTGCAACACCAAGTGATTAGCCTGAAAAATGATAAGCCACTGCTTACCATTGCTGAAAATAATCAGAACTGTGAAATTGGCAGCGCATTTTGCCTCAACATTAACAGCACTCAGGCAACATTTAGCCTTAATCTTGATATTCTGACGCGCAGCGGCGTGCGCGTACATCCGAATGTGCTGCAACTGGCTCGCAAGGTGGAATAA
- a CDS encoding diguanylate cyclase domain-containing protein: MKKRYSLMPSRPTLRQAFHRIHLIITFIILSVVGLFLSLLALFAMQKYAENNLKLISTTIAHTAQAAVVFQDKTAANEILEMIAVHNSFTEAKIFDAKQQVLACWQANQGTRTGNVKKWVEHWLLPEPITLPIYHHQQKVGSVWLIGNSDHIIKFIYQSLLVLFACLLFSAVISLYLSLRMHDGIVRALQNITVVAHDVRQQRTFSRRVPSAHIAELHKLSQVFNHLLEELEEWQHHLQTEKAALTWQAQHDSLTGLPNRATFERVLSTVMNDKFMRESAAILFIDGNRLKYVNDVYGHAAGDHVLVTIAATLKRKVRKTDTVARLGGDEFAILLPSANLEDAERIAKNIIHAMDTPILLPNGQHLRITLSIGIALSNGELTAEQLLSEADAAMYHIKQRGGGWYSAETTKLNYLSRNPL, from the coding sequence ATGAAAAAACGTTATTCACTGATGCCTTCACGCCCTACGTTACGTCAGGCTTTTCACCGTATCCATCTGATTATTACGTTTATCATATTATCCGTCGTCGGCTTGTTTTTATCCCTGCTGGCGCTGTTTGCCATGCAGAAGTATGCCGAAAATAATTTAAAGCTGATCTCCACGACCATTGCCCACACAGCACAGGCCGCCGTCGTTTTTCAGGATAAAACCGCAGCAAACGAAATATTGGAAATGATTGCGGTTCACAATAGTTTTACCGAAGCTAAGATTTTTGATGCCAAACAACAGGTATTGGCCTGCTGGCAGGCCAATCAAGGAACTCGTACCGGCAATGTTAAAAAATGGGTCGAGCACTGGCTGCTTCCTGAACCCATTACCCTGCCGATTTACCACCACCAGCAAAAGGTCGGCTCAGTCTGGTTAATTGGCAACAGCGACCATATCATCAAATTTATTTATCAGTCTCTGCTGGTATTGTTTGCCTGCCTGTTGTTCAGCGCCGTGATTTCACTTTACCTCTCATTACGTATGCACGATGGCATTGTCAGGGCATTGCAAAACATTACCGTCGTCGCCCATGATGTGCGGCAACAACGGACATTTTCACGGCGTGTGCCTTCTGCCCATATCGCTGAATTGCACAAGTTAAGCCAGGTTTTCAATCACCTGCTGGAAGAACTGGAAGAGTGGCAACATCACCTGCAAACCGAAAAAGCCGCATTAACCTGGCAAGCGCAACATGATTCCCTCACCGGTTTACCAAACCGGGCAACGTTTGAGCGTGTTCTTTCAACCGTGATGAACGATAAATTCATGCGTGAAAGTGCCGCGATATTGTTTATTGACGGTAACAGGCTGAAATACGTCAATGATGTTTATGGACATGCCGCCGGTGATCACGTTCTTGTTACGATAGCCGCCACGTTAAAACGGAAAGTGAGAAAAACCGATACCGTTGCCCGACTTGGCGGGGATGAATTCGCTATCCTGTTACCCTCTGCCAATCTCGAAGATGCAGAGCGCATTGCAAAAAATATCATCCATGCGATGGACACTCCCATTCTCCTGCCTAACGGACAACATCTGCGTATCACACTCAGCATTGGCATTGCCTTATCCAACGGTGAGCTAACGGCGGAGCAACTGCTCTCTGAAGCGGACGCAGCGATGTATCACATTAAACAACGAGGTGGTGGCTGGTATTCCGCTGAAACAACAAAACTAAACTATCTATCAAGGAACCCTCTATGA
- a CDS encoding OmpA family protein — MSKNRYCVFIWVFIGALFLSACQNKGALTAAQIAALKQQGFQQTDEGWLFGMSEKVLFGNNQFHLRPEGQAKLKELATILSKVGIHHARLDGHTDNYGEVSYNNQLSLKRANTVAEALAQGGIQRANLTTRGLGPSQPIADNRSSKGRAENRRVAIVITSP, encoded by the coding sequence ATGAGCAAAAACCGTTATTGTGTATTTATCTGGGTATTTATTGGCGCACTTTTTCTCAGTGCCTGCCAGAACAAAGGGGCGTTGACCGCCGCCCAGATCGCCGCACTTAAACAACAAGGATTTCAACAAACCGATGAGGGATGGTTATTTGGCATGTCAGAAAAAGTGTTATTTGGTAATAACCAATTTCACTTGCGTCCTGAAGGTCAAGCCAAGTTAAAAGAACTCGCCACTATTTTATCCAAAGTGGGTATCCATCATGCACGCCTTGATGGTCATACTGACAACTACGGAGAAGTGAGTTACAACAATCAATTATCGTTAAAACGCGCCAACACCGTTGCGGAGGCACTGGCACAGGGAGGTATACAGCGCGCTAATCTGACAACCCGTGGATTAGGGCCAAGCCAACCCATCGCCGATAACCGAAGCTCAAAAGGCCGGGCGGAAAACCGCCGTGTTGCCATTGTGATAACCTCACCATAA
- a CDS encoding EAL domain-containing protein — translation MMRLNLKSSRSLYRLFVMLFITLIVGTGFIFWRLFSNYQDNIQPDVELASVFILLSLLTLISAVFFYQYTKTITLPEYHLKKAIKNKQFIPYIQPIIGGKNNEIMGCEILVRWQHPAHGLLAPNKFIAQIEKSDLIIPLTHHLITQVRDYFAPIAHQLPAHFHFNFNISAKHYKDIQLVDDCQNFLESFPEGSVKLILEITERELLAPDDHTMSLFNKLNKLGVLIALDDFGTGYSNYNYLQKLNVNLIKIGHNFVSKMNTDRTSKHIVENIVDLALRLHLEIVAEGVENQVQINQLKKYSVDYLQGYYFDRPMPLEEFVKKWL, via the coding sequence ATGATGAGGCTGAATCTGAAATCATCCCGATCCCTGTATCGGCTATTTGTGATGTTATTCATCACCCTCATTGTCGGCACAGGATTTATATTCTGGAGATTATTTTCCAATTATCAGGACAATATCCAGCCAGATGTGGAATTAGCATCTGTATTTATTTTACTGTCTCTGCTTACTCTCATCTCTGCGGTGTTTTTTTATCAATACACCAAAACCATCACGCTCCCAGAATATCACCTGAAAAAAGCGATTAAAAACAAGCAATTTATTCCTTACATACAGCCCATTATTGGTGGCAAAAATAATGAAATCATGGGGTGTGAAATTCTTGTTCGCTGGCAACATCCGGCTCATGGGTTATTGGCACCCAATAAATTTATCGCCCAAATTGAAAAATCAGATTTAATTATTCCCTTAACGCATCATCTGATCACCCAAGTGCGAGACTACTTTGCGCCGATTGCCCATCAATTACCCGCCCATTTCCATTTTAATTTCAATATCAGTGCAAAACATTATAAAGACATTCAATTAGTTGATGATTGCCAAAATTTCCTGGAATCATTTCCTGAAGGTTCTGTCAAACTGATTTTGGAAATTACCGAACGGGAATTATTGGCGCCAGACGATCATACAATGAGTTTATTCAATAAGTTGAATAAATTAGGTGTACTAATCGCTCTGGACGATTTCGGCACAGGTTATTCCAATTACAATTATTTACAAAAACTTAATGTTAACTTAATAAAAATTGGACATAACTTTGTCAGCAAAATGAATACCGATAGGACTTCAAAACATATTGTGGAAAATATCGTTGATCTTGCTTTGCGATTACATCTGGAAATTGTGGCAGAAGGGGTTGAAAACCAAGTTCAAATCAATCAGTTAAAGAAGTATTCAGTTGATTATTTGCAGGGATATTACTTCGACCGTCCAATGCCGTTGGAAGAATTTGTCAAAAAATGGTTATGA